A single region of the Corallococcus silvisoli genome encodes:
- a CDS encoding neutral/alkaline ceramidase has product MRTLTARLAPVLGLLLGSVLALGPAGSSLGPSLAGAEEAPASVEAAAGPGVDACSGSANFLIGAARSDITGPAAEVGMMGYAQVAQKTEGIHLRLYSRAFVIASPCNGRRVAFVSADLGMVFQAVRQQVVERLRAKLGDVFSDDNVLLSATHTHAGPGGYSHYTLYNLTTFGFIPQNFEAIVSGITDSIVRANARLAEGSLRLASGDLRGASANRSPEAYLRNPEAERARYPDNVDPRMTLLRLTRADGHEVGLIDWFAVHATSFGNTNTYISGDNKGMASHAFEVGEGGLLPGGPDTFVAAFANSNEGDVTPNILGGTNGGGANDFEDAAISAKKQYDFAAHLWATAGMPVMGGVDYRHTYVKMDAVDVAPAYTDGAPHRTCPASIGLSMLAGAEDGPGFGSEGATCESVHDVWNQFTCAAVTTPCQGEKPIVLEMGTMKPYPWTPEVLPLQLVTVGPLALVAVPFELTTMAGRRLRDTVRAHLQGAGVTDVVIAGLSNAYSGYVATREEYARQDYEGASTHFGPWTLAALQQSFAGLASALRDGTPVPHGPRPRDLRRAVVGLQPGVVFDDKLLWVDFGAVAEEAKPSYARGDMASATFWGGHPRNDLKLNGTYLRVQRRQPDGTWRDVAHDGEGGALYHWQREYCVPTLACSLVRIDWPIPLDTAPGTYRLVHEGNWKSGWDGRVHPYSGSSRPFTVR; this is encoded by the coding sequence ATGCGCACGCTGACCGCTCGCCTCGCCCCGGTGTTGGGGCTGCTGTTGGGCAGCGTGCTGGCGCTGGGGCCCGCGGGGTCCTCCCTGGGGCCCTCCCTGGCGGGCGCGGAAGAGGCTCCGGCTTCGGTGGAGGCCGCCGCCGGGCCGGGGGTCGACGCCTGCTCGGGCTCCGCGAACTTCCTCATCGGCGCGGCGCGCTCCGACATCACCGGCCCCGCCGCGGAGGTGGGGATGATGGGCTACGCGCAGGTGGCGCAGAAGACGGAGGGCATCCACCTGCGGCTGTACTCGCGTGCGTTCGTCATCGCCTCGCCGTGCAATGGCCGCCGCGTGGCGTTCGTCAGCGCGGACCTGGGCATGGTGTTCCAGGCGGTGCGGCAGCAGGTGGTGGAGCGGCTGCGCGCGAAGCTGGGCGACGTGTTCTCCGACGACAACGTGCTGCTCAGCGCCACGCACACGCACGCCGGGCCCGGCGGCTACAGCCACTACACGCTCTACAACCTGACCACCTTCGGCTTCATCCCCCAGAACTTCGAGGCCATCGTCTCCGGCATCACGGACTCCATCGTGCGCGCCAACGCGCGGCTGGCCGAGGGCTCGCTGCGGTTGGCCTCGGGGGACCTGCGCGGCGCGAGCGCCAACCGCTCACCGGAGGCCTACCTGCGAAACCCCGAGGCCGAGCGCGCCCGCTACCCGGACAACGTGGACCCCCGGATGACGCTCCTGCGGCTGACGCGCGCGGACGGGCACGAGGTGGGCCTCATCGACTGGTTCGCCGTGCACGCCACGTCCTTCGGCAACACCAACACGTACATCAGCGGGGACAACAAGGGGATGGCGTCGCACGCCTTCGAGGTGGGGGAGGGCGGGCTGCTGCCCGGGGGGCCGGACACCTTCGTCGCGGCCTTCGCCAACTCCAACGAGGGCGACGTCACGCCCAACATCCTGGGGGGCACGAACGGCGGCGGCGCGAACGACTTCGAGGACGCGGCCATCTCCGCGAAGAAGCAGTACGACTTCGCCGCGCACCTGTGGGCCACCGCCGGGATGCCCGTGATGGGCGGCGTGGACTACCGGCACACCTACGTGAAGATGGACGCGGTGGACGTGGCGCCCGCGTACACGGACGGCGCCCCGCACCGCACGTGCCCGGCGTCCATCGGCCTGTCGATGCTGGCCGGCGCGGAGGACGGGCCCGGCTTCGGCTCCGAGGGCGCCACGTGCGAATCCGTGCACGACGTGTGGAACCAGTTCACCTGCGCGGCCGTCACCACGCCCTGTCAGGGAGAGAAGCCCATCGTCCTGGAGATGGGCACGATGAAGCCCTACCCGTGGACGCCGGAGGTGCTGCCCCTGCAGCTGGTGACGGTGGGGCCGCTGGCGCTGGTGGCCGTGCCCTTCGAGCTGACCACCATGGCGGGCCGCCGGCTGCGCGACACCGTGCGCGCGCACCTCCAGGGCGCGGGCGTGACGGACGTGGTCATCGCGGGGCTGTCCAACGCCTACTCAGGCTACGTGGCCACGCGCGAGGAGTACGCGCGCCAGGACTACGAGGGCGCGTCCACGCACTTCGGCCCGTGGACGCTGGCCGCGTTGCAGCAGTCCTTCGCGGGGCTCGCCAGCGCGCTGCGCGACGGGACGCCCGTGCCGCACGGGCCCCGGCCCCGCGACCTGCGCCGCGCGGTGGTGGGCCTCCAGCCCGGCGTGGTGTTCGACGACAAGCTGCTGTGGGTGGACTTCGGCGCCGTCGCGGAGGAGGCGAAGCCTTCGTACGCGCGGGGCGACATGGCGAGCGCCACGTTCTGGGGCGGCCACCCGCGCAACGACCTGAAGCTGAACGGCACCTACCTGCGCGTCCAGCGGCGACAGCCGGACGGCACGTGGCGGGACGTGGCGCACGACGGGGAGGGCGGCGCGCTGTACCACTGGCAGCGCGAGTACTGCGTGCCCACGCTCGCGTGTTCGCTGGTGCGGATCGACTGGCCCATCCCCCTGGACACGGCGCCGGGCACCTACCGGCTGGTGCACGAGGGCAACTGGAAGTCCGGCTGGGACGGGCGCGTGCACCCGTACTCGGGCAGCTCGCGCCCGTTCACCGTGCGGTAG
- a CDS encoding ABC-F family ATP-binding cassette domain-containing protein produces MIRLDNIGKQHGQQLLFVEASAALHKGEKVGLVGPNGAGKTTLFRMMTGQEYPDEGQVSIDRGVTIGYFSQDVGEMAGRSAVSEVMDGAGPVSTVAAEMKTLEAAMGDPDQADEMEKLVERYGVVQGRFEELGGYALEGRAREILAGLGFSEEMMDGDVGALSGGWKMRVALARILLMRPDAMFLDEPSNHLDLESLIWLEGFLKGYEGALLMTSHDREFMNRIVTKVVEIDGGSLTTYSGNYDFYEGQRAQNEAQQQAQYERQQAMLAKEIKFIERFKARASHAAQVQSRVKKLEKIEKVEPPKRRSTVLFEFQPPPRSGDDVVNLKNVVKGYGKRTIYDGLDFLVRRAERWCVMGVNGAGKSTLLKLVTGTTQPDEGSVALGGSVKMGYFAQHAMDLLDGEKTVFEQLSDAFPRAGQGSLRALAGCFGFSGDEVEKKCRVLSGGEKARLVMAQMLYDPPNFLVLDEPTNHLDMGTKEMLITALSRYEGTMLFVSHDRHFLAALSNRVLELTPDGIHKYGGGYTEYVARTGQEAPGLRS; encoded by the coding sequence ATGATCCGTCTCGACAACATCGGCAAGCAGCACGGTCAGCAGCTTCTCTTCGTGGAGGCCTCGGCCGCGCTCCACAAGGGCGAAAAGGTGGGCCTGGTGGGCCCGAACGGCGCGGGCAAGACGACGCTGTTCCGGATGATGACCGGCCAGGAGTACCCGGACGAAGGGCAGGTCTCCATCGACCGGGGCGTCACCATCGGCTACTTCAGCCAGGACGTGGGGGAGATGGCCGGCCGCAGCGCGGTGTCCGAGGTGATGGACGGCGCGGGCCCGGTGAGCACCGTCGCGGCGGAGATGAAGACGCTGGAGGCCGCCATGGGGGACCCGGACCAGGCGGACGAGATGGAGAAGCTCGTCGAGCGCTACGGCGTGGTGCAGGGCCGCTTCGAGGAGCTGGGCGGGTACGCGCTGGAGGGACGGGCGCGGGAGATCCTCGCGGGCCTGGGCTTCAGCGAGGAGATGATGGACGGCGACGTGGGCGCGCTGTCGGGCGGTTGGAAGATGCGCGTGGCGCTGGCGCGCATCCTGCTCATGCGCCCGGACGCGATGTTCCTGGACGAGCCCTCCAACCACCTGGACCTGGAGTCGCTCATCTGGCTGGAGGGCTTCCTCAAGGGGTACGAGGGCGCGCTGCTGATGACGTCGCACGACCGCGAGTTCATGAACCGCATCGTGACGAAGGTGGTGGAGATCGACGGCGGTTCGCTGACGACGTACTCGGGCAACTACGACTTCTACGAAGGCCAGCGCGCGCAGAACGAGGCGCAGCAGCAGGCGCAGTACGAGCGTCAGCAGGCGATGCTCGCGAAGGAGATCAAGTTCATCGAGCGGTTCAAGGCCCGCGCGTCGCACGCCGCGCAGGTGCAGAGCCGGGTGAAGAAGCTGGAGAAGATCGAGAAGGTGGAGCCGCCCAAGCGCCGCTCCACGGTGCTCTTCGAGTTCCAGCCGCCGCCGCGCTCGGGTGACGACGTGGTGAACCTGAAGAACGTGGTGAAGGGCTACGGCAAGCGGACCATCTACGACGGCCTGGACTTCCTGGTGCGGCGCGCGGAGCGCTGGTGCGTGATGGGCGTGAACGGCGCGGGCAAGTCCACGCTGCTCAAGCTGGTGACGGGCACGACGCAGCCGGATGAGGGCTCGGTGGCGTTGGGTGGCAGCGTGAAGATGGGCTACTTCGCGCAGCACGCCATGGACCTGCTGGACGGAGAGAAGACGGTCTTCGAGCAGCTGTCGGACGCGTTCCCGCGCGCGGGGCAGGGGTCGCTGCGGGCGCTGGCGGGCTGCTTCGGGTTCAGCGGCGACGAGGTGGAGAAGAAGTGCCGGGTGCTGTCGGGTGGAGAGAAGGCGCGTCTGGTGATGGCGCAGATGCTCTACGACCCGCCGAACTTCCTGGTGCTGGACGAGCCCACGAACCACCTGGACATGGGCACGAAGGAGATGCTGATCACCGCGCTGTCGCGCTACGAGGGCACGATGTTGTTCGTGTCCCACGACCGGCACTTCCTGGCCGCATTGTCGAACCGGGTGCTGGAGCTGACGCCGGACGGCATCCACAAGTACGGCGGCGGCTACACGGAGTACGTCGCGCGCACGGGCCAGGAAGCGCCGGGCCTGCGCAGCTAG
- a CDS encoding glutathione S-transferase family protein produces MKLYYAPRTRSTRPRWLLEELGVPYELVRVDLAQGAHKQPDYLQHVHPLGFVPALEDGGQVFMESTAHLLHLADRFPQKGLAPEPGSPERAAYYQWMAFAMTTLEPPLEAFLEHTQSLPEAQRVPALAERAVQRFTDAARVLDARLEGREFVAGSRFSAADVLVASILAWAGSLGRTKDFPGLQAYARRQLARPAAQRARAD; encoded by the coding sequence ATGAAGCTGTACTACGCGCCTCGCACGCGCTCGACGCGTCCGCGCTGGCTGCTGGAGGAGCTGGGCGTGCCGTACGAGCTGGTCCGCGTGGACCTGGCCCAGGGCGCGCACAAGCAGCCTGACTATCTCCAGCACGTCCACCCGCTGGGCTTCGTGCCCGCGCTGGAGGACGGCGGGCAGGTCTTCATGGAGTCCACCGCGCACCTGCTCCACCTGGCGGACCGCTTCCCGCAGAAGGGCCTGGCGCCGGAGCCCGGCTCCCCCGAGCGCGCCGCCTACTACCAGTGGATGGCCTTCGCGATGACCACGCTGGAGCCGCCGCTGGAGGCCTTCCTCGAACACACCCAGTCCCTGCCGGAGGCCCAGCGCGTCCCCGCCCTCGCCGAGCGCGCCGTGCAGCGCTTCACCGACGCGGCGCGGGTGCTGGACGCGCGGCTCGAGGGACGTGAGTTCGTCGCGGGTTCGCGCTTCAGCGCGGCGGACGTGCTCGTGGCGTCCATCCTCGCGTGGGCCGGCTCCCTGGGCCGGACGAAGGACTTCCCGGGGCTGCAGGCGTACGCGAGGCGCCAGCTCGCGCGTCCCGCCGCGCAGCGGGCCCGCGCGGACTAG
- a CDS encoding nucleotidyltransferase family protein: MSDAVGANRQERTLEVAEHVVGVLEQHGIHAAVIGAIALAVHYYPRQTEDFDLAININPFPRFRQLDEVLRQEGFETDLSYPDADDPLGGVLRVSGADFETIEIVNFQNPWPGAKDNTLLAQEAIQSASLPLNAGSRLRVVGLAHLIALKLFAGGWKSKADVMELLERNRPHLDVAELRDVCERNKLWPELQPLLQELGIS, encoded by the coding sequence ATGAGTGACGCAGTGGGTGCCAACAGGCAGGAGCGGACGCTCGAGGTCGCGGAGCACGTGGTCGGAGTCCTGGAGCAGCATGGCATCCACGCCGCGGTCATTGGCGCAATCGCGCTGGCCGTTCACTACTACCCCCGGCAGACGGAAGACTTCGATCTGGCCATCAACATCAACCCCTTCCCGCGATTTCGTCAGCTCGACGAAGTCCTGAGGCAGGAGGGTTTCGAGACCGACCTCAGCTACCCCGATGCGGATGATCCCCTGGGCGGCGTCCTACGCGTTTCGGGAGCGGATTTCGAAACCATCGAGATCGTGAACTTCCAGAACCCCTGGCCCGGCGCGAAGGACAACACCCTGCTCGCGCAGGAGGCAATCCAGTCCGCCTCCTTGCCCTTGAACGCGGGCAGCCGTCTTCGAGTTGTCGGCCTCGCGCATCTCATCGCCTTGAAGCTCTTCGCGGGCGGATGGAAGTCGAAGGCCGACGTCATGGAGTTGCTGGAGCGCAACCGGCCACATCTGGATGTCGCGGAGCTTCGTGACGTCTGCGAGCGCAACAAGCTTTGGCCTGAGCTCCAGCCCCTGCTCCAAGAGCTCGGCATTTCCTAG
- a CDS encoding TetR/AcrR family transcriptional regulator: MVAALAAKKGVPPRARRDSDKEARRRELLDAARALFEATSFAEVKMADVAARTGLAKGTVFLYFPTKEALFLALLDDLLTAWFAKLNGRLSEGGGEWTGPRLARTVAASLEGEETFTRLLALMQTVLEQNVSVEQAQAFKERVLVSMGTTAALLQERLPFLTPDTAGRLIRHVHALMTGLRQMADIAPVAREVLTLPHMAPLRVDFTAELTAAITTLLRGLEAR; the protein is encoded by the coding sequence ATGGTGGCGGCACTGGCGGCGAAGAAGGGGGTTCCGCCGAGGGCGCGGCGGGACTCGGACAAGGAAGCGCGGCGGCGGGAGCTGCTGGACGCGGCGCGGGCGCTGTTCGAGGCCACGTCCTTCGCCGAGGTGAAGATGGCGGACGTGGCGGCGCGGACGGGGCTGGCGAAGGGGACGGTGTTCCTCTACTTCCCGACGAAGGAGGCGCTGTTCCTGGCGCTCCTGGACGACCTGCTCACCGCGTGGTTCGCGAAGCTGAACGGGCGGCTCTCCGAAGGCGGGGGGGAATGGACCGGGCCCCGGCTGGCGCGCACGGTGGCGGCGTCGCTGGAGGGGGAGGAGACGTTCACCCGGCTGCTGGCGCTGATGCAGACGGTGCTGGAGCAGAACGTGTCGGTGGAGCAGGCCCAGGCGTTCAAGGAGCGGGTGCTCGTGTCCATGGGGACGACGGCGGCGCTGCTCCAGGAGCGGCTGCCCTTCCTCACGCCGGACACGGCGGGGCGGCTCATCCGCCACGTGCACGCGCTGATGACGGGGCTGCGGCAGATGGCGGACATCGCGCCCGTGGCGCGCGAGGTGCTGACGCTGCCGCACATGGCGCCGCTGCGCGTGGACTTCACCGCCGAGCTGACGGCGGCCATCACCACCCTCCTTCGCGGGCTCGAGGCCCGTTGA
- a CDS encoding gluconokinase — protein sequence MVVIVMGVSGTGKSTVGRELADRLGWGFVDADDLHSVANRRKMASGTPLTDVDRQPWLELLRARLEKAMDEDEDLVLAFSGLKQLHRARLTVDAARQRWVYLHASAAIIRERLQQRLGHFMPAALLGSQLAELEPPEGALSVDVTPPAEGVVERIVAGLGLEPEAPAPKP from the coding sequence ATGGTGGTCATCGTCATGGGGGTTTCAGGCACCGGAAAGTCCACGGTGGGCCGCGAGCTCGCGGACAGGTTGGGCTGGGGCTTCGTGGACGCGGACGACCTGCACTCGGTGGCGAACCGCCGGAAGATGGCTTCGGGAACGCCGCTGACGGACGTGGACCGGCAGCCCTGGCTGGAGCTGCTGCGCGCGCGGCTGGAGAAGGCGATGGACGAGGACGAGGACCTGGTCCTGGCGTTCTCCGGCCTCAAGCAGCTCCACCGCGCGCGGCTCACGGTGGACGCCGCGCGCCAGCGCTGGGTGTACCTGCACGCGTCCGCGGCCATCATCCGCGAGCGCCTCCAGCAGCGGCTGGGGCACTTCATGCCGGCCGCGCTGCTGGGCAGCCAGCTGGCGGAGCTGGAGCCGCCCGAAGGCGCCCTCTCCGTGGACGTGACGCCGCCCGCGGAGGGCGTGGTGGAGCGCATCGTGGCGGGGCTGGGGCTGGAGCCCGAGGCGCCCGCGCCGAAGCCGTAG
- a CDS encoding aldehyde dehydrogenase family protein, with protein sequence MRVVSVEEALVPSDLQTVFDRLQARRWELAKTGPKERLARLEKLKTLLLERREELADALHEDFHKPAAEVEATEILPVLLELAHVQKHLKAWMKPRKVGAPLLLAGTKSEVHAEPKGVVLILAPWNYPFHLLVSPLVAAVAAGNAVLCKASEKTPGTARFLAQLLRDVFPADEVALVEGGPAVGEALLRLPFDHFFFTGGPRVGRRVMEAAARHLAGVTLELGGKSPVIVDASADVDAAAERIVWGKFLNAGQTCIAPDHVWVHASREEALLTGLKAALERFYGKTEEARRATPDFCRMVDDGAFRRVCGLMDASVAAGARVVVGGGVHAETRYIAPTVLADVTPESPVMEEEIFGPLLPVLRFESLDEVVTQVRAGGKPLALYVFSQQEATVERLLKETSAGGTVVNNVVLHNVNPHLPFGGVGQSGLGAYHGETGFKAFSHERAVVRQGRTAFTNLFFPPYRGKAQRLARLASKLFE encoded by the coding sequence ATGCGCGTGGTGTCAGTGGAAGAGGCCCTGGTCCCCAGCGACCTGCAGACGGTGTTCGACCGTTTGCAGGCGCGCCGTTGGGAGCTGGCGAAGACAGGGCCGAAGGAGCGCCTCGCGCGACTGGAGAAGCTCAAGACGCTGCTGCTGGAGCGGCGGGAGGAGCTGGCGGACGCGCTGCACGAGGACTTCCACAAGCCGGCGGCGGAGGTGGAGGCGACGGAGATCCTCCCGGTGCTGCTGGAGCTGGCGCACGTGCAGAAGCACCTGAAGGCGTGGATGAAGCCGCGCAAGGTGGGCGCGCCGCTGCTGCTCGCGGGCACGAAGAGCGAGGTGCACGCGGAGCCCAAGGGCGTGGTGCTCATCCTGGCGCCGTGGAACTACCCGTTCCACCTGCTGGTGTCGCCGCTGGTGGCGGCGGTGGCGGCGGGCAACGCGGTGCTGTGCAAGGCCAGTGAGAAGACGCCGGGCACGGCGCGCTTCCTGGCGCAGCTCCTGCGGGACGTGTTCCCGGCGGACGAGGTGGCGCTGGTGGAGGGCGGTCCCGCGGTGGGCGAGGCGCTGTTGCGGCTGCCGTTCGACCACTTCTTCTTCACGGGGGGACCGCGCGTGGGGCGGCGGGTGATGGAGGCGGCGGCGCGGCACCTGGCGGGGGTGACGCTGGAGCTGGGTGGGAAGTCGCCGGTCATCGTGGATGCGTCAGCGGACGTGGACGCGGCGGCGGAGCGGATCGTCTGGGGGAAGTTCCTCAACGCGGGGCAGACGTGCATCGCGCCGGACCATGTCTGGGTGCACGCGTCGAGGGAGGAGGCGCTGCTCACGGGGCTGAAGGCCGCGCTGGAGCGCTTCTACGGGAAGACGGAGGAGGCGCGGCGGGCGACGCCGGACTTCTGCCGGATGGTGGATGACGGCGCGTTCCGGCGCGTGTGCGGGCTCATGGACGCCTCCGTGGCGGCAGGGGCGCGGGTGGTGGTGGGCGGCGGCGTGCACGCGGAGACGCGCTACATCGCGCCCACGGTGCTGGCAGATGTGACGCCGGAGTCGCCGGTGATGGAGGAGGAGATCTTCGGGCCGCTGCTGCCGGTGCTCCGCTTCGAGTCACTGGATGAGGTGGTGACGCAGGTGCGCGCGGGGGGCAAGCCGCTGGCCCTGTATGTCTTCAGCCAGCAGGAGGCGACGGTGGAGCGCCTGCTGAAGGAGACGAGCGCGGGCGGCACGGTGGTGAACAACGTGGTGTTGCACAACGTGAACCCTCACCTGCCGTTTGGCGGTGTCGGGCAGAGCGGGCTGGGCGCGTACCACGGCGAGACGGGCTTCAAGGCCTTCAGCCACGAGCGCGCGGTGGTGCGCCAGGGCCGCACGGCCTTCACGAACCTGTTCTTCCCGCCGTACCGGGGCAAGGCGCAGCGGCTGGCGCGGCTCGCGAGCAAGCTGTTCGAATAG
- a CDS encoding cupin domain-containing protein — translation MPTLIPKPIRVTAVGNKPKLIDEYVGRVNSKTSNISVAHMRSPGGWEEPGQTPEFREITLVLAGTLRVEHKGGVMDVHAGQTVVCEPGEWVRYSTPEEEGAEYVAICTPAFSPGTVHRDT, via the coding sequence ATGCCCACGCTCATCCCGAAGCCCATCCGCGTGACGGCGGTGGGCAACAAGCCGAAGCTCATCGACGAATACGTGGGCCGGGTGAACTCCAAGACGTCGAACATCAGCGTGGCGCACATGCGCAGCCCGGGCGGGTGGGAGGAGCCGGGGCAGACGCCCGAGTTCCGTGAAATCACGCTGGTGCTCGCGGGCACGCTGCGGGTGGAGCACAAGGGCGGGGTGATGGACGTGCACGCGGGCCAGACGGTGGTGTGCGAGCCGGGCGAGTGGGTCCGCTACAGCACCCCCGAGGAAGAGGGCGCGGAGTACGTGGCCATCTGCACCCCGGCGTTCTCCCCGGGCACGGTGCACCGGGACACCTGA
- a CDS encoding aldehyde dehydrogenase family protein encodes MLEAVASLLPKPTAEIDRIRSVFESQRANRWNLSRGTAAERIARLRKLREAIIARREQLAEAIHQDFRKPAVEVELTEIHPTLEELNHTVKHLKAWMKPKRVATPLTLKGASSHVRFEAKGVVLILSPWNYPFQLLAAPLIAAVAAGNAVMLKPSEKTPHTSRFLAQLVRDVFPENEVAAFEGGAEVAEALLQQPFDHFFFTGNPHIGRKVMAAATKFLSSVTLELGGKSPVIIDESANLTAAAEALAWGKFVNAGQTCVAPDYIYVPASKQQAFLEALKAVLTRFYGATEAERQASPDFARVVDPAAWKRLKEVLDRTVAAGARVEAGGTADGPSRYVAPTVLSGVTTAMPIMEAEIFGPVLPVLTYERREEIYAHIHEGGKPLALYVFAQDSKVVEEVLAHTTSGGVVVNNVLIHVANPNLPFGGVGMSGLGNYHGHYGFKTFSHERAVMVQWMKSLASVFFPPYRGKAQEWASRATRMLE; translated from the coding sequence ATGCTGGAAGCCGTCGCGTCCCTCCTTCCGAAGCCCACCGCTGAAATCGACCGCATCCGTTCGGTGTTCGAGTCGCAGCGCGCGAACCGCTGGAACCTGTCGCGCGGCACGGCGGCGGAGCGCATCGCGCGGCTGCGCAAGCTGCGCGAGGCCATCATCGCGCGCCGCGAGCAGCTGGCGGAGGCCATCCATCAGGACTTCCGCAAGCCGGCGGTGGAGGTGGAGCTGACGGAGATCCACCCGACGCTGGAGGAGCTGAACCACACGGTGAAGCACCTGAAGGCGTGGATGAAGCCCAAGCGGGTGGCGACGCCGCTGACGCTCAAGGGCGCGTCCAGCCACGTGCGCTTCGAGGCGAAGGGCGTGGTGCTCATCCTGTCGCCGTGGAACTACCCGTTCCAGCTCCTGGCCGCGCCGCTCATCGCGGCGGTGGCGGCGGGCAACGCGGTGATGCTCAAGCCCAGTGAGAAGACGCCGCACACCTCGCGCTTCCTGGCGCAGCTGGTGCGGGACGTGTTCCCGGAGAACGAGGTGGCGGCGTTCGAGGGGGGCGCGGAGGTGGCTGAGGCGCTGCTCCAGCAGCCGTTCGACCACTTCTTCTTCACGGGCAACCCGCACATCGGCCGCAAGGTGATGGCGGCGGCGACGAAGTTCCTCTCCAGCGTGACGCTGGAGCTGGGGGGCAAGTCGCCGGTCATCATCGACGAGTCCGCGAACCTGACGGCGGCGGCGGAGGCGCTGGCGTGGGGCAAGTTCGTGAACGCGGGCCAGACGTGCGTGGCGCCGGACTACATCTACGTGCCGGCGTCGAAGCAGCAGGCGTTCCTGGAGGCGCTCAAGGCGGTGCTGACGCGCTTCTACGGGGCGACGGAGGCGGAGCGGCAGGCCAGCCCGGACTTCGCGCGGGTGGTGGATCCGGCCGCCTGGAAGCGGCTCAAGGAGGTGCTGGACCGCACGGTCGCCGCAGGGGCGAGGGTGGAGGCGGGCGGCACGGCGGACGGGCCGTCGCGGTACGTGGCGCCCACGGTGTTGTCCGGGGTGACGACGGCGATGCCCATCATGGAGGCGGAGATCTTCGGGCCGGTGTTGCCGGTGCTGACGTACGAGCGGCGCGAGGAGATCTACGCGCACATCCACGAAGGCGGGAAGCCGCTGGCGCTCTACGTGTTCGCGCAGGACTCGAAGGTGGTGGAGGAGGTGCTCGCCCATACGACGTCGGGCGGGGTGGTGGTGAACAACGTGCTCATCCACGTGGCGAACCCGAACCTGCCGTTTGGCGGGGTGGGGATGAGCGGGCTGGGGAACTACCACGGGCACTACGGCTTCAAGACGTTCAGCCACGAGCGGGCGGTGATGGTCCAGTGGATGAAGTCGCTGGCTTCGGTGTTCTTCCCGCCGTATCGGGGAAAGGCCCAGGAGTGGGCCTCCCGCGCGACCCGGATGCTGGAGTAG
- a CDS encoding phospholipase D-like domain-containing protein, with product MRPIDAELLAGRALYQEVVLRKLAHARESVWMATANVKAMYVERAAGRFVPLLEVLDGLAARGVALRLLHAELPSRPFRAAFDARSRLVKGGLELKVCPRVHFKAVVVDGAWVYLGSANLTGAGLGAKGEDVRNFEMGFVTEDFDTIDRTTALFDAVWSGAECRGCRLRSVCPDPILPSGVGQAKKRGRDAVRLGKARRLRRPREDST from the coding sequence ATGAGACCCATCGACGCGGAGCTGCTGGCGGGGCGCGCGCTGTACCAGGAGGTGGTGCTGCGCAAGCTGGCGCACGCCCGCGAGTCGGTGTGGATGGCCACGGCCAACGTGAAGGCGATGTACGTGGAGCGGGCGGCGGGGCGGTTCGTGCCGCTGCTGGAGGTGCTGGACGGGCTGGCCGCGCGGGGCGTGGCGCTGCGGCTGTTGCACGCGGAGCTGCCCAGCCGTCCGTTCCGGGCCGCGTTCGACGCGCGCTCGCGGCTGGTGAAGGGCGGGCTGGAGCTGAAGGTGTGCCCGCGCGTGCACTTCAAGGCGGTGGTGGTGGACGGGGCGTGGGTCTACCTGGGCAGCGCCAACCTCACCGGCGCGGGGCTGGGCGCCAAGGGGGAGGACGTCCGCAACTTCGAGATGGGCTTCGTCACGGAGGACTTCGACACCATCGACCGGACCACGGCGCTCTTCGACGCGGTGTGGAGCGGCGCCGAGTGCCGAGGCTGCCGGCTGCGCTCGGTGTGTCCTGACCCCATCTTGCCCTCCGGCGTGGGACAGGCGAAGAAACGGGGGCGGGATGCGGTGCGCCTGGGCAAGGCCCGGCGCCTGCGTCGCCCACGGGAGGACTCGACATGA
- a CDS encoding phenylalanine--tRNA ligase beta subunit-related protein: MLTVDAHPLLDLVAFTSSFPAPLGELPAPDWLQALLKPGATAPLQSDDAVRGAVRDLLRHGGYKPTGRGKPASEYLVRASGDGTLGTINAAVDACNAVSLHSGLPISVVDLDRARAPFRVATAIQGDRYVFNASGQTIDLEGLLCLFDAEGPCANAVKDAQRTKTDGTTRRTLTLLWGTKELQGHTGRAFAWYRELLERLGATVEAVR, encoded by the coding sequence GTGCTGACCGTCGACGCCCATCCCCTCCTCGACCTCGTTGCCTTCACCTCCTCCTTCCCTGCCCCCCTGGGGGAGCTGCCCGCGCCTGACTGGCTGCAGGCCCTGCTGAAGCCCGGCGCCACCGCGCCCCTCCAGAGCGACGACGCCGTGCGAGGCGCCGTGCGGGACCTGCTCCGCCACGGCGGCTACAAGCCCACCGGCCGGGGCAAGCCCGCGTCCGAGTACCTGGTGCGCGCCTCCGGCGACGGGACGCTGGGCACCATCAACGCCGCGGTGGACGCATGCAACGCGGTGTCGCTGCACAGCGGCCTGCCCATCAGCGTCGTGGACCTGGACCGCGCCCGGGCGCCCTTCCGCGTCGCCACCGCCATCCAGGGCGACCGCTACGTCTTCAACGCGTCCGGGCAGACCATCGACCTGGAGGGGCTGCTGTGCCTCTTCGACGCCGAGGGCCCCTGCGCCAACGCGGTGAAGGACGCGCAGCGCACCAAGACGGACGGCACCACGCGCCGCACCCTCACGCTGCTGTGGGGCACGAAGGAGCTCCAGGGCCACACCGGGCGCGCCTTCGCCTGGTATCGCGAGCTGCTGGAGCGCCTGGGCGCCACCGTCGAAGCCGTCCGCTGA